In the Tepidimicrobium xylanilyticum genome, one interval contains:
- a CDS encoding class I SAM-dependent methyltransferase, translating into MAVFDKEAPLYDGWYETKLGAFVDQVETKCVFDLFKIEKGMRVLDVGCGTGNFSIKLAKMGCKVIGIDVSKEMLKIAEIKSKAESLDIEFCDMDVYDMKFDDDYFDGIISVTAFEFFKNPKKAVDEMFRVLKPRGYLTIGTINRDSDWGKLYLSEEFQKNTVFKYADLKTIEELKDYRNDNLIDIKECLFIPPTAEEDDISLEKEKELAKTGKRGGFICALWQK; encoded by the coding sequence ATGGCTGTATTCGATAAAGAGGCTCCTTTATATGATGGATGGTATGAAACTAAATTAGGGGCTTTTGTAGATCAGGTAGAAACCAAATGCGTTTTTGACTTGTTCAAGATTGAAAAAGGCATGAGGGTACTGGATGTTGGATGCGGTACAGGTAATTTCAGCATTAAATTGGCTAAAATGGGATGCAAGGTCATAGGAATAGATGTATCTAAGGAGATGCTCAAAATTGCAGAAATCAAATCAAAGGCGGAAAGCCTGGACATTGAATTTTGCGATATGGATGTATATGATATGAAATTTGATGATGATTACTTCGATGGGATAATATCAGTTACAGCTTTTGAATTTTTCAAAAACCCTAAAAAAGCAGTAGATGAGATGTTTAGAGTATTAAAACCCCGAGGCTATTTGACCATAGGAACTATAAACAGGGATAGCGATTGGGGAAAATTATATCTTTCAGAAGAATTTCAGAAGAACACAGTGTTTAAATATGCAGATCTTAAAACTATAGAAGAGTTAAAGGATTATAGAAATGATAATTTAATAGATATAAAAGAATGTTTATTCATTCCACCTACTGCAGAGGAAGATGATATTTCATTGGAAAAGGAAAAAGAATTAGCCAAAACAGGCAAAAGAGGTGGTTTTATATGTGCTCTATGGCAAAAATAA